CAATAACTATATTATCTTGTATGAGTCTTCCTTTAACAAACGCGCTCTGGACTGGGGAAATGATGAGATCAAGTACTTTACTTAATCTCCCCACCAAGACTCTTGTTACGATCTTATATACAAAGTTACAGCAACTAATAGGTCTGAGTTGGTTGAGGCTTTCCGGCCGACTTACTTTGGGAATTAAAACAACCGTTGTTTCCCCTAGGTCCTCCGGTATAACGCCGTCTTCAAAAATTTGTTTCACTAGCGCACAAATATCTTTGCTCAGAATATCCCAGTGTTGTTGAAAAAATAACCCGTTTAAACCATCTGGCCCTGGAGCCTTTAACCCCCCCATACTAAACGCTGCCTCCTTTATTTCCTCCTCATTAATGTTAGCCATGAGCTCCTCATTCATCTCCCTAGTGACTCTCCTTGGAATGTCTTTTACACACTCTTCCATGTTTCTCTCCCCTTCCGAAGCAAACAATTCGGTATAATGCCTTTCTACTAGCCTCATTATGTTTGCTTCCCCTTGTATCCACCGACCCGTTCCATCTTTCACTATATCTATTCTGTTCCTGATTCTTCTTTGGATGGTCGATGCATGAAAAAAAAGCTGTATTCTTGTCGCCCCACTTTAGCCATTTCAGCCTTGATCTGAGACCCCAATATTTTTCCTCTTGTTTCCAAAGTTCTGATATTTTGGTCTTCAATTCTTTCTCTCTTCCTTGGTCTCTATCCATCAAATCAGCTTCTTGGATCTTATGTAACTCTGTTTTcattctttctatttctttgtCTGCTCTCCTGAATTTTCTTCTACTCCATTCGATTAGCTCCCTTTCGCATCTGTTTCTTTTCCTTATGAATTGATTCCAGCAATTCCTGTTTCCCTCATCCTGTTGCCAACTATTCCTGATCACTTCTTTGCATTCCTCGTGATCTGCCCAAAAAGCCTCAAACTTGAACTCTTTTTTTATCCGTCCTCGCAGCTGAGTTTCTAAAATAAGTGCACAATGGTCCGAACTTATTCcctagtaaaaaaattatttctaggATTACTAAACCAAGTGTATCTACTTCCTTTAAGGTCAACATCCATTAAACCATTATCATCAACAAATTTTCTAAAAGTTTCTAAACAGTTTTTTGGTTGAGGATGGACACCTACCTTCTCATCTTGACTTAAAATATCATTGAAGTCACCCATGTAAGCTTGGGGTTCCTCCTTGTTCATGTTACTTACCGTTAGCTCTTGCCATAGCTTCCTCCGCTTCTGAAAAACTGGATTCCCGTACACAAAAATACCCTGCCATTTCAAATCATTATTGATGTTAATATTGGCTTTAATATAGTTGTCACACCACTCGTAAATATTCATACTAATATTAGATATCCAAAGCAAACATAGACCTCTGGACAGTCCCCGGGGTTCTACACAAAACATATTGTCAAAATACAACTTCCTTCTTATCctattcattttttctttacttgCCCTAGTTTCCATTAAAAACACTATTAGCGGCTTAACTTTTTTACATAGGTTATATAATTCAGAGATTGTCGGGGCAGCTGCTATTCCCCGACAATTCCAGCTAATTATACTCATGGCTGAGGTTGGGGCATGTTAAGGCCCGCCTCCTCAGCCATTTGACCTCCCTTAAAGAGTTTAGAATCCTGCATTGCTAATTGATGCTCTCCTACGTTCAGAACAGCTCTGttgttcttcaatttcttgattTCCTTGTCATCATGCTCCTCTTTCCATTCCTTTTGTGTTAGTAGTGGCACCTGTATGATCTCCCGCTTCCGCTTTAAATTCAGCTTCTTTTCCAGCTTTTTGGCTAGTTGAGTTTCCCAATCTGCATGTGCCTCCTTTCTTACCTCTTGATCTTCATCACTTGCGAGCTCCACATAGTAAAAACTCTCGCCCCCGAACCTATACTGACCCCCCACTTCATTGTTTTCCTTCTGCATTTCTTCAATTGGCTTCTTTAGTATGTCTCCCTCCATTTCACACTTTGACAATGTTTGTATTTTCTTCCCCTGTACTCTGCCATCCTGCGTTTGTATATCTTTGTTTTTTGCCAGCATAAGCCTTTTTAATTCTTGGCCTATGGTCTCTTTTCCTCCTTCCATTTCCAGGCCCAATGTCCACTCAGCAGTTCTATAGCTATTCACCTCCCCCTCCTCAATTGTATAATATTGTTTTAGCCCACTTCCCATCCCCATCCTTGCTTGAACAGGATTTACCCCTTCTTTGGCCCCAATCTCCTTTGTTGGGCCCATCTCCCTTGACCCTTGTATCTCTAtaatttgttttcctttttgggCCTTATTTTTATTAGCccattcattttttctttcccttATCTCCTCAATGAGATTCTTCACTTTGTATGCAACTCCTAACTCTGGCCCCGTATCCCTAATTCCCTGAAAATCAGGGATTTTTGGTACTCTCTCTACCTGCTCTTCTGGTTCAGCCATCTCTTCCTCTCTCCCTGTTTGGTTTTCCCAGACACTTTCCTCCCTGATTTTTCGCTGATGTGCCTGCTCATCCCTTATCCTGCTCTCTTCTgagtttttcttctcttcacTCTCCCTGTCCATGTTTCGTTGCTCACGCGCCCCCTCCTCACCATCCTCACTCCATCCTTGTTGTTTTGATTTGCCTCCTCCCACGGTTGAAACTGGTCTGCCTTGACCCACTCCCAGACTTGGTGAATACTTTCTTTTGGTGGTATCCCAGCATGCCATGGCTGTTGGGTACTTGCATGTCTTCTTCTCATGTCCTAGTATTCCACAATTGAAGCAGTAACTGTCCGACAACCTCTCGTACCTGAAGAAGACCCAAAGCGGTGGTAACTCCTCTCTGTCTAACCAGAACCCTGTAGGTAGGGCCTTGGTGATGTCGATGCTAACTCTGATCCTTAGATATGGTCTCCTCAGCACTCCATCCATCTTTGGTTCCTCAAcctcagccaacactcccagcATTTATCCAATGAGTCTACCTGTCTCTTTATCCATGAAATCGTGTGGGATACCATGTATCTggattcaaaactccataaagTCATGATCTACTTCGTACACTGATTCTCCCTCCCTCCATAATCTAAGGTTGACCATATTTCCTCTGACATTCCATGGCCCATTCTGCATGATCTGCAGCCCTCTCCTTCTATCTTTGAAGCTGAACAACATTTTCTTCGAACCTATATCAGTGACTGCTACACCTTGTGGATTTCCCCACATTCCCAGAAGAGCGTTTTTGCATGTTTTAAAGCTTATTTCCTTGTCACTTATTATCTTACCCACCATATTTAAGCACTCTTTCTTATATCCCAGCTCTCCAGGCTTGTTCAGCTTGATTACTTTTCCTTCAATGTTGCTCATAATGTGTTCTGCTCAATATATTTGTTGTATTTTGCAGTTTTTTTGAGATTTGAGAAAAGACAGGATAAGAAAATATTTGTAGATTTTTGGTGCTGGATGTAAAGACTCCCTATTGGAGAAGAACCTGTAGTTCTTGGATGACTCTCCTATTGAGAGAAGAAGAGCTCCCTTAGCAGAGCGAGAGTTCCAATTAAATTTTCATCTCTTACTTCTATTTCAGTGGTGAAAACGAaaatccttgaacacaacatTACTAAAACCATCCACCTGGGCCTTGCAATGAACCCAAGAGGTGTAAATACCAAGTTGTTTCCTTACCTTCACTGCATAAAAGGGAAACGCCTTCCTCCCTCTTTGGAACGaacaaaacaacaacaaataaagGATACCAAAGAGGTCTTTCAACCATGTAACGTCCAAATAATGGGTATTTGTAGTGACCCAATTTGAAGGGCCCGCAGTCTCGTCAACACTCTCACAACCATTACTTAATCATGATTTTAATTCCTCCTTAGATTAAAGTAACACATTAGAGatcatttattaattttcttacTTCCTACTTAAATAGGACATGTTAAATCACTCTTCTACCTCTgcccatgacaacaataaagacgTCTCACGGCCCACAAATTCAGCCCAACAGAATacacaaattcaattataattttagtctttatcttatcttatagttATCTATATCTTTATCTATATCTTAtgtttatcttatcttttatcttttatagaCTAATGCTCTATATATACTTAGTTTTACCTTTATAGTGAACAATTCAATCAagcaacaatcaataaaatttattcatcttttcttttctttcattattattctttcacaattttatctTTGTATACTCTCTCCAttttattatggtatcagagctcctCTTGAGCTCTGCTGACATCCATGGATCAAGGAGAAATGGCACAACAGCAACTTCATCCGGAGCCTCTTTTGGACCTTTCGTCAACCCAACACTTTTCTTTCATGGCACTTCCTTTCAATGAAGAAGCTCGTCCTTCAAACCAACTTGAGCCAAGTCCAACTATTCATTATCTTTGTTCTTTCAATACTTTTTCTATTGTTAACAATTCTTCAAATCGAGATTCATTCTTGAATACTTGGATCATTGATTCTGGTGCCACAGATCACATTGCAtcaaatttgtcttggtttatTTCTTACACACAAATTTCTCCTATTATTGTTCATTTACCAAATGGTTCTCAAGCTACTGTTTCTTATAAAGGCATCGTTCAATTTTTACCATCCTTGGTTCTTCATGATGTTCTTTATTTACCTCATTTCAACTTTAATATTATCTctgtttcaaaaattacttcagTACTCACATGTAAACtcactttttcatcttcttcttgcactttACAGAGCAACAATTTGGGGACGATTGATTTGGCCAGAATGAGAGAGGGATTATATGTCTTTGAACCCAATTTCGGTAAAAATTCATTCACTATACACTCCATAAATTCCTTCAAATCTCCACCCATTACACCTTCCAATATATGGCATTTTCGTTTAGGACACCCTTCTGGGCAAAGACTTAATCATTTACATAAACAATTTCCTTTTATCTCTATGCATCATGATGAGGCTTGTGACATTTGTCATCTTTCTAAGCAAAagaaattttcattttctcaaAGTTTTAACAAAGCCaatgcaagttttgatttattacatTTTGATATTTGGGGTCCGTTTCGACAAAGCtctattcataatcataaatatttttttactattgttgATTATTTTAGCCGTTTTACATGGGTTactttattaaaatcaaaaggagaagtgcaaaatcaaataaaaaattttattactttaattgaaACACAATTCAACTCCAAAGTCAAAACTATTCGTTCCGATAATGGACCAGAATTTATTTTACctgatttttatgcttcaaagGGCATTATTCATCAACGTAGTTGTGTTgaaactcctcaacaaaatggaagGGTAGAATGCAAGCATCAACATATTTTGAATATAGCTCGTGCTCTtatgtttcaatctaatttacCATCATCTTTTTGGTCTTATGCTGTTAGACATGCTGTTTATCTACTTAACAGACTTCCATCATCCGCAATTAGTTTTAAAACACCATTTGAGATTATATTCAATCATCCACCAAATTATCATGaccttaaaatttttggatgcttatgttttgtttctacccTAATGGCAAATAGATCAAAATTTGATCCAAGAGCCAAAAAGGTTCTATTTATTGGCTTTCAAAGTGGTTTTAAAGGATATATTGTTTATGTTTTAGAAGATAAAAGAATTAAGATTTCTAGAAACgtgattttttatgaaatgatCTTACCCTTAGTCACAAAAAATGCCCAATTCCATACACTCGGCCCAACATTGACAAACACACCTTCTCAAAAACAAGATTCAGTTAGTCTTCTAGTTGAACCCTCACCTATACCCATTGACCCAACTCCACctagttctttattttctccaaCAACCTCTCCCTCTTCCTCACTATCGTTACCTAGCCAAGTTAAACCCATGACCACCAAATCACTTTCAACACAGACACCCACCTCTCCTTCCGTACTAGACACCAGTCCACCATCACATTCTCATCCCCCGTCACCTTCTTCACCACCTGAGCAACCCCATCCTCGTCATTCCGACCGACCTCACCGACCTCCAGCATACCTCTCTGATTACTTGTGTAATTCCTCTCTCATCTCTACAAATTAATCTCCCTCAAAGTGCAAGTATCCTTTATCTTCAGTCatgtctttttcttctctttcatcttcACATAAAAGGTTTCTTTTATCTCTACATTATGACGTTGAGCCAAAGTCTTTTAAGGATGCCAATCAACACTCTAATTGGCGTAGTGCTATGAAAGATGAGTTGGATGCTCTTGAGCTAAACAAAACTTGGCGTCTTGTTGATTGCCCTGCAGGGGTTAAGCCGGTTGGCTGTAAATGGGTCTATCGCATCAAACGCAAGCCTGATGGTTCAGTTGATCGATATAAAGCACACCTTGTGGCTAAAGGGTTCACTCAAACTGAAGGTGTTAATTTTTTAGAAACTTTCTCCCCTGTTGTCAAGCCTGCCACCATCAGATTAGTTTTGGCATTGGCCTCTATGAAGCGTTGGCCCATATATCAGTTGGATGTCAATAACGCTTTCTTACATGGGGATCTTTTTGAGGATGTTTATATGACTCTGCCACCCGGATTTACATCTCCTCAACAGAATCAATGCTGTAAGCTACTAAAGTCACTGTATGGTTTATGACAATCTAGTCGTATGTGGTATGACAAACTTTCTCATCTTTTGCTATCTCATGGATATCAGCAGACCTCATCTGATTATATCCTATTTGTTAAATTCATTGGTGATCAAATTTCTATCCTTCTAGTCTATGTTGACGACATTGTTCTCACTGGTAATTCCATTTCTGAACTTGCTACCATTAAGTCTATTTTGCACCAACACTTCCGAATTAAAGACTTGGGcccattaaaatattttttgggtatCGAAGTTGCTCAATCAAAGAAGGGAATTTGCTTATCTCAAAGAAAATATTGTCTTGATCTTTTAGAGGATTCTGGTTTATTAGGTGCTAAACCTGCTTCTGTTCCAATGGATAATACCACAAGACTATATCAAGACAAAAGTCCCCTGCTATCCGACCCTTTTATATATAGCCGTTTGGTTGGCCGTCTTATCTATCTCACCACTACTCGACCGGACATCATGTATGCAACTCAACAATTAAGTCAATTCATGGCATCTCCTACTGAATCTCATCTTCAAGCTGCCAAGCATGTGTTACGATATCTGAAAACTAGTCCCGGCAAAGGACTTTTCTTTCCAAGGGAATCAGAAATTCAGCTTCTTGGCTTCAGTGACTCTGATTGGGCTGGATGTCCTGACACTCGACGATCTTTAACAGGTTATTGTTTCTTCTTAGGCAATTCTTTAGTCTCTTGGAAGACCAAGAAACAAATCACCGTTGCCCGCTCATCCACGGAAGCAGAATATCGTGCACTTGCCAACACAACTTGTGAACTTCAATGGATACTAAATGTGTTACAATTTTTACGCATCTCTCCTATTCACCCACCAGTTTTATATTGTGATAATCAGAGTGCTCTTCATATTGATGCTAACCCGGTTTTTCATGAACGAACCAAACATTTAGAGGTTGATTGTCACTTGGTTCGACAAAAAGCTTAAGCTGGAGTGATGAAACTTCTCCCAATTCCTTCTTCTGGGCAACTAGCCGACATCTTCACCAAACCTTTGTCTCCTCAACCCTTCCATCTTAATCTGAATAAGCTTAGTATTCTTGACATCTTTCATCCTCCAGCTTGCGAGGGCGTATTAAATCACTCTTCTATCTCAGCCCATGACAGCAATAAAGACGTCTCACGGCCCACAAATTCAGCCCAACAGAATacacaaattcaattataattttagtctttatcttatcttatagttatttgtatctttatctctatcttatgtttatcttatcttttatcttttatagaCTAATGCTTTATATATACTTAGTTTTGCCTTCATAGTGAACAATTCAATCAagcaacaatcaataaaaattcttcatcttttcttttctttcattattattctttcacaattttatctttgtatactctttccattttattaggacatGTATATCTGTCACACTCACCTGACTCCTGAAAAGGCATGGTCCCAAAGTAATGATGGTCATGCAAAAGAGAACCTTGGAGACCACGCCATCAAATCCAGCGGTCCACATTTAATCTActattcattttgaattttcacatGGAATAAGTTTTCTTCTTTCCT
This sequence is a window from Arachis duranensis cultivar V14167 chromosome 2, aradu.V14167.gnm2.J7QH, whole genome shotgun sequence. Protein-coding genes within it:
- the LOC127744907 gene encoding uncharacterized protein LOC127744907 produces the protein MLGVLAEVEEPKMDGVLRRPYLRIRVSIDITKALPTGFWLDREELPPLWVFFRYERLSDSYCFNCGILGHEKKTCKYPTAMACWDTTKRKYSPSLGVGQGRPVSTVGGGKSKQQGWSEDGEEGAREQRNMDRESEEKKNSEESRIRDEQAHQRKIREESVWENQTGREEEMAEPEEQVERVPKIPDFQGIRDTGPELGVAYKVKNLIEEIRERKNEWANKNKAQKGKQIIEIQGSREMGPTKEIGAKEGVNPVQARMGMGSGLKQYYTIEEGEVNSYRTAEWTLGLEMEGGKETIGQELKRLMLAKNKDIQTQDGRVQGKKIQTLSKCEMEGDILKKPIEEMQKENNEVGGQYRFGGESFYYVELASDEDQEVRKEAHADWETQLAKKLEKKLNLKRKREIIQVPLLTQKEWKEEHDDKEIKKLKNNRAVLNVGEHQLAMQDSKLFKGGQMAEEAGLNMPQPQP